In the Malania oleifera isolate guangnan ecotype guangnan chromosome 1, ASM2987363v1, whole genome shotgun sequence genome, one interval contains:
- the LOC131161359 gene encoding PI-PLC X domain-containing protein At5g67130-like isoform X2 has protein sequence MGVWSVKPQLLIIISVLLLRDAAAAAAAAGCAYGQCKLLENCSSDGDCAAGSSCSSCRGAFSGSMCVRSFVTNQFKLLNNSLPFNKYAFLTTHNAFAIRGEPSHTGGPRITITNQEDSITQQLNNGVRGLMLDTYDFKGDVWLCHSFGGECKDYTAFEPAIDTLREIEAFLSANPSEIVTLILEDYVKAPNGLTKVFTEAGLMKYWFPLAQMPKNGQDWPLVVDMVTNNHRLLVFTSIRSKEQTEGIAYQWNYMVENQYGDGGVHAGRCPARENSAPLNDATKSLVLVNHFRSAGTAKNACVLNSDPLLDMLRTCHDAAGGRWANFVAVDYYKRSDGGGASQAVDMLNGELLCGCNDLHSCLPGATCIP, from the exons ATGGGAGTTTGGTCCGTGAAGCCTCAGCTTTTGATAATAATTTCAGTGTTATTATTAAGAgatgcagcagcagcagcagcagcagctggCTGTGCCTATGGACAATGCAAG CTGCTTGAAAACTGCTCATCGGACGGTGATTGTGCAGCGGGATCGTCTTGCTCCTCCTGCCGCGGTGCCTTTTCCGGTTCCATGTGTGTGAGGTCATTCGTTACAAACCAATTCAAGCTGTTG AATAACTCGCTACCATTCAATAAGTATGCATTTTTGACAACTCATAATGCCTTCGCTATCCGAGGAGAGCCTTCTCACACGGGAGGTCCTCGCATTACCATTACAAACCAAGAAGATAGCATCACTCAACAGCTAAAT AATGGAGTTCGAGGCCTAATGCTGGACACGTATGATTTCAAAGGAGATGTGTGGTTGTGCCATTCTTTTGGAGGGGAATGCAAAGACTACACCGCATTT GAACCGGCTATTGACACACTGAGGGAGATAGAAGCTTTCCTATCGGCAAACCCATCGGAGATTGTGACATTGATATTAGAAGATTATGTGAAAGCCCCAAATGGATTGACCAAGGTGTTTACAGAGGCCGGGTTGATGAAATACTGGTTCCCTCTTGCCCAAATGCCTAAAAATGGTCAGGATTGGCCCCTTGTTGTCGACATGGTCACTAATAACCACAGGCTCCTCGTCTTTACTTCCATTAGATCCAAGGAGCAAACAGAAGGCATTGCTTATCAATGGAATTACATGGTTGAGAATCAGT ATGGGGATGGAGGAGTGCACGCAGGAAGGTGTCCGGCAAGGGAAAACTCAGCGCCATTAAATGACGCGACCAAATCTCTAGTGCTGGTTAATCATTTTAGGTCGGCTGGCACAGCGAAGAATGCGTGCGTGCTCAACTCCGACCCGCTTTTGGACATGCTCCGCACCTGTCATGATGCCGCCGGCGGCCGATGGGCTAACTTCGTCGCCGTCGACTATTACAAG AGGAGTGATGGTGGAGGAGCATCTCAAGCTGTAGATATGTTGAACGGGGAGTTACTTTGTGGGTGCAACGACCTACATTCATGTTTG CCTGGAGCAACCTGTATTCCatag
- the LOC131161359 gene encoding PI-PLC X domain-containing protein At5g67130-like isoform X1: MGVWSVKPQLLIIISVLLLRDAAAAAAAAGCAYGQCKLLENCSSDGDCAAGSSCSSCRGAFSGSMCVRSFVTNQFKLLNNSLPFNKYAFLTTHNAFAIRGEPSHTGGPRITITNQEDSITQQLNNGVRGLMLDTYDFKGDVWLCHSFGGECKDYTAFEPAIDTLREIEAFLSANPSEIVTLILEDYVKAPNGLTKVFTEAGLMKYWFPLAQMPKNGQDWPLVVDMVTNNHRLLVFTSIRSKEQTEGIAYQWNYMVENQYGDGGVHAGRCPARENSAPLNDATKSLVLVNHFRSAGTAKNACVLNSDPLLDMLRTCHDAAGGRWANFVAVDYYKRSDGGGASQAVDMLNGELLCGCNDLHSCLVRLNFILLLLEIIFFLRG, encoded by the exons ATGGGAGTTTGGTCCGTGAAGCCTCAGCTTTTGATAATAATTTCAGTGTTATTATTAAGAgatgcagcagcagcagcagcagcagctggCTGTGCCTATGGACAATGCAAG CTGCTTGAAAACTGCTCATCGGACGGTGATTGTGCAGCGGGATCGTCTTGCTCCTCCTGCCGCGGTGCCTTTTCCGGTTCCATGTGTGTGAGGTCATTCGTTACAAACCAATTCAAGCTGTTG AATAACTCGCTACCATTCAATAAGTATGCATTTTTGACAACTCATAATGCCTTCGCTATCCGAGGAGAGCCTTCTCACACGGGAGGTCCTCGCATTACCATTACAAACCAAGAAGATAGCATCACTCAACAGCTAAAT AATGGAGTTCGAGGCCTAATGCTGGACACGTATGATTTCAAAGGAGATGTGTGGTTGTGCCATTCTTTTGGAGGGGAATGCAAAGACTACACCGCATTT GAACCGGCTATTGACACACTGAGGGAGATAGAAGCTTTCCTATCGGCAAACCCATCGGAGATTGTGACATTGATATTAGAAGATTATGTGAAAGCCCCAAATGGATTGACCAAGGTGTTTACAGAGGCCGGGTTGATGAAATACTGGTTCCCTCTTGCCCAAATGCCTAAAAATGGTCAGGATTGGCCCCTTGTTGTCGACATGGTCACTAATAACCACAGGCTCCTCGTCTTTACTTCCATTAGATCCAAGGAGCAAACAGAAGGCATTGCTTATCAATGGAATTACATGGTTGAGAATCAGT ATGGGGATGGAGGAGTGCACGCAGGAAGGTGTCCGGCAAGGGAAAACTCAGCGCCATTAAATGACGCGACCAAATCTCTAGTGCTGGTTAATCATTTTAGGTCGGCTGGCACAGCGAAGAATGCGTGCGTGCTCAACTCCGACCCGCTTTTGGACATGCTCCGCACCTGTCATGATGCCGCCGGCGGCCGATGGGCTAACTTCGTCGCCGTCGACTATTACAAG AGGAGTGATGGTGGAGGAGCATCTCAAGCTGTAGATATGTTGAACGGGGAGTTACTTTGTGGGTGCAACGACCTACATTCATGTTTGGTACGCTTAAATTTTATTTTGCTTCTATTAGAGATTATTTTTTTCCTCCGAGGATGA